Proteins encoded together in one Anaerotignum propionicum DSM 1682 window:
- the hslO gene encoding Hsp33 family molecular chaperone HslO — MGDYIVRATAGGGSIRAFAATTGEMVQHARQVHHTSPVASAALGRMMTAAAMMGSMLKGEKDLVTLQIRGLGPLKGAVVTSDSQCRVKGYVFHPNIEVPSKYPGKLDVSAAIGQGYMSVIKDIGLKEPYAGRIQLVSGEIAEDLTYYYAQSEQTPSAIGLGVLVDTDTSIRCAGGFMIQLMPDASEEVISQLETRLNTIPYITDLLDMGQTPEGILEIILQGMDMKILDKVPTEFYCNCTKERVEKALISIGKEELEKIAREDKKANLHCHFCGKEYDFSEEEILKILESAK; from the coding sequence ATGGGTGATTATATTGTTAGAGCAACAGCAGGAGGCGGCAGTATACGTGCCTTTGCGGCAACTACAGGAGAAATGGTTCAGCATGCAAGGCAAGTGCACCATACCTCACCTGTGGCCTCGGCAGCTCTGGGCAGAATGATGACAGCAGCAGCAATGATGGGAAGTATGTTAAAAGGGGAAAAGGATTTGGTTACCCTTCAGATCAGAGGCTTAGGGCCACTTAAAGGAGCAGTTGTAACCTCAGATAGTCAATGCAGAGTAAAAGGCTATGTTTTTCATCCTAATATAGAGGTTCCTTCTAAATATCCCGGGAAGCTGGATGTAAGTGCAGCAATTGGCCAAGGGTATATGAGTGTAATAAAAGACATTGGATTAAAAGAGCCTTATGCAGGGCGCATTCAATTGGTCTCAGGAGAAATTGCTGAGGACTTAACTTATTACTATGCTCAATCCGAACAAACACCATCGGCAATCGGCTTGGGTGTTTTGGTCGATACAGATACCTCTATTCGTTGTGCAGGCGGATTTATGATTCAGCTCATGCCAGATGCATCCGAAGAGGTGATCTCTCAACTGGAGACCAGATTGAATACCATTCCATACATTACTGACTTGTTGGATATGGGACAAACTCCCGAGGGGATTTTGGAAATCATTCTTCAAGGGATGGATATGAAGATTCTTGATAAAGTGCCGACAGAGTTTTATTGTAATTGTACCAAGGAGCGGGTAGAAAAAGCTTTGATTAGTATCGGCAAGGAAGAACTGGAGAAAATTGCGAGAGAGGACAAAAAAGCCAATCTACATTGCCATTTTTGTGGTAAAGAATACGATTTCTCAGAGGAAGAGATTTTAAAGATTTTGGAATCAGCAAAATAA
- a CDS encoding NUDIX hydrolase — protein sequence MKRDFAIAVKAVIVKDEKVLVLSRSQDEMNCSYMNNKQKWDLPGGGLHFYEHAQDGLCREIKEETNLEVFVGEPVSLFDVIKNHIHLCIFTYACRWKGGSVALSEEHDAFVWMTKEEVTLSALPNWMKRDLLRALDRDKNVQKGEIE from the coding sequence ATGAAAAGAGACTTTGCAATTGCTGTAAAAGCAGTTATTGTGAAAGATGAGAAAGTTTTAGTTTTATCCAGATCTCAGGACGAGATGAATTGCAGTTACATGAATAACAAGCAAAAATGGGATTTACCTGGGGGCGGACTGCACTTCTACGAGCATGCTCAAGATGGTCTGTGCCGAGAAATTAAAGAGGAAACCAACTTAGAGGTTTTTGTGGGGGAGCCTGTTTCTCTTTTTGATGTGATTAAAAATCATATCCATTTATGCATTTTTACATATGCCTGTCGCTGGAAAGGGGGTAGTGTTGCATTAAGTGAAGAGCATGATGCTTTTGTTTGGATGACTAAGGAGGAAGTGACTTTAAGCGCACTACCTAATTGGATGAAAAGAGATTTGCTTCGGGCTTTGGATAGAGATAAAAATGTACAAAAGGGAGAGATTGAGTAG
- a CDS encoding V-type ATP synthase subunit I: MAVVEMRKLTVIGLNSGRTPFIHELMHLGVVEINSQEGTVNDEEWMPDIFRTSNSADVSRLEADIARVSTALEAINRYDPRKKPLFQVREEIDRGEFVNHMNRIKTETEMNVDTAVMCYKQIADGQNEVNRLKGMIAGLKPWEGMDIPLEMKETKYSAVIYGTVGVKTKYESLLQTVLEKVSSAVVQQVSADTQQIYISIICLKEEREQVYEALREFAFNPVSFAEHKGTPREAMKQYETQVEENRQRIFAKEAILSELSVSRSNIEFLYDSLNMRRDRAKIVGDMLSTEMVFYFDGWVPKKAQAEVEALLQKYEFYYNMSEPEPEDEVPVCLNNGGFSTPFEAVTNMYSLPTRHDIDPTALLAPFYFIFFGMMLSDAAYGIIMAVGCWIILKKYKLEGMTYRMIKMFFYCGISTFMWGALFGGWFGDFFTVAAKTLFDADFVIKPIWFDPLTEPMKLLIFSLILGAIHLFVGMGIQAYMLIRDGHPFDALFDIGFWYVLLIGLVLFGIGDSISPVTVTIGEGMAIVGAVGILLTGGRSKKGIFGKITGGLGSLYGITSYLSDVLSYSRLLALGLATGVVAKVINTLGSLAGGGIKGAIILLIAFVFGTIFNIAINALGAFVHSCRLQYVEFFGKFYTGGGRPFAPFERRTKYIKILKEEKNNG; encoded by the coding sequence ATGGCAGTCGTTGAGATGCGAAAGCTTACTGTCATTGGTTTAAATAGTGGCCGAACCCCCTTTATTCATGAGCTGATGCATTTGGGTGTTGTTGAAATCAACTCTCAGGAAGGCACGGTAAATGATGAAGAGTGGATGCCTGATATTTTTAGAACCAGTAACAGTGCGGATGTTTCCCGTTTGGAGGCTGATATTGCCCGTGTCAGCACCGCATTAGAGGCCATTAACCGCTATGATCCACGAAAAAAGCCTTTGTTTCAGGTTCGAGAGGAAATTGACCGAGGAGAGTTTGTCAATCACATGAACCGAATCAAAACAGAAACAGAAATGAACGTGGATACGGCGGTTATGTGTTATAAACAAATTGCGGATGGGCAAAATGAAGTCAATCGTTTAAAGGGCATGATTGCTGGGCTGAAACCTTGGGAAGGCATGGATATCCCTTTAGAAATGAAGGAAACAAAATATTCTGCAGTAATTTATGGAACAGTTGGCGTTAAAACAAAGTATGAAAGCTTATTGCAGACCGTATTGGAGAAAGTATCCTCAGCAGTAGTACAACAGGTAAGTGCGGATACACAGCAGATTTACATTTCTATTATCTGTTTGAAAGAGGAGCGGGAGCAAGTCTATGAAGCTCTTAGAGAGTTTGCTTTTAACCCAGTTTCTTTTGCAGAGCATAAGGGAACGCCGAGGGAAGCGATGAAGCAATATGAAACACAAGTGGAAGAAAATCGACAGAGAATTTTTGCCAAAGAGGCTATTTTAAGTGAATTATCTGTGTCAAGAAGCAATATTGAATTCCTTTATGATAGCTTGAATATGCGCCGTGATCGAGCAAAAATCGTTGGGGATATGCTTAGTACTGAAATGGTATTTTACTTTGACGGTTGGGTACCTAAAAAGGCACAGGCAGAGGTTGAGGCGCTTTTACAAAAATATGAATTTTATTATAATATGAGTGAGCCTGAACCAGAAGATGAGGTTCCTGTCTGTCTAAATAACGGGGGATTTTCAACTCCTTTTGAGGCAGTTACAAATATGTATAGCTTGCCCACAAGACATGATATTGACCCTACAGCGTTATTGGCACCATTTTATTTTATATTTTTTGGTATGATGCTGAGCGATGCGGCTTATGGCATTATTATGGCAGTAGGGTGTTGGATTATATTAAAGAAGTACAAATTGGAAGGCATGACTTATCGAATGATAAAAATGTTCTTCTACTGTGGCATTTCTACTTTCATGTGGGGTGCTCTTTTTGGAGGGTGGTTTGGTGATTTCTTCACGGTGGCGGCAAAAACGCTATTTGATGCAGATTTCGTAATTAAGCCAATATGGTTTGATCCATTGACAGAACCCATGAAATTATTAATTTTCTCCCTTATCCTTGGCGCAATTCATTTGTTCGTGGGGATGGGAATACAGGCTTATATGCTGATTCGGGATGGTCATCCCTTTGATGCATTATTTGACATTGGTTTTTGGTACGTATTATTAATCGGTTTGGTACTGTTTGGGATTGGTGATAGTATTTCCCCTGTAACAGTCACAATCGGTGAGGGAATGGCTATTGTGGGTGCGGTAGGAATCCTGTTAACCGGCGGGAGAAGCAAAAAAGGTATTTTCGGTAAAATTACAGGCGGTCTTGGCAGCCTTTACGGAATTACCAGTTATTTATCTGATGTTCTTTCCTACTCCAGACTTCTTGCGTTAGGTTTGGCGACGGGTGTTGTTGCGAAGGTAATTAACACCTTAGGCTCCTTGGCAGGCGGCGGAATAAAGGGCGCAATTATTTTGCTGATAGCGTTTGTATTTGGAACCATATTCAATATTGCAATCAATGCTCTGGGCGCATTTGTGCATTCTTGTAGATTGCAGTATGTGGAATTCTTTGGAAAATTTTATACAGGCGGCGGCAGACCGTTTGCACCTTTTGAAAGAAGAACAAAATATATCAAGATACTCAAGGAGGAGAAGAATAATGGTTGA
- a CDS encoding V-type ATP synthase subunit K: MVESLFSGEFLALSGAAIAALAGIGSAIGVGVAGEAAAGVVSEDPNKFGQVLLLQALPGTQGIYGLLIAFLVMVKVGLLGGSGMVELTMIQGAGIFAASLPIGLVGIFSGIAQGKAAAAGIMLVGKKPSELAKGMLFAAMVETYAVLALLVSFLMLNSIQV, from the coding sequence ATGGTTGAGAGTTTATTCAGCGGTGAATTTTTAGCGTTGTCAGGTGCAGCAATTGCTGCTCTTGCGGGTATAGGAAGTGCAATTGGTGTTGGTGTTGCTGGTGAAGCAGCAGCAGGCGTTGTTTCCGAAGATCCTAATAAATTTGGTCAGGTTTTGTTATTACAGGCTTTACCCGGTACACAGGGTATTTACGGCTTGCTCATTGCTTTCTTGGTAATGGTTAAGGTAGGTCTTTTGGGTGGCAGCGGCATGGTTGAATTAACAATGATTCAAGGCGCAGGTATTTTTGCGGCATCCTTGCCAATTGGCCTTGTAGGTATTTTCTCCGGTATTGCTCAGGGTAAAGCGGCTGCAGCTGGCATTATGCTGGTTGGTAAAAAGCCAAGTGAGTTAGCAAAAGGTATGCTTTTCGCAGCGATGGTAGAAACATATGCAGTTTTGGCTTTGCTCGTTTCCTTCCTGATGCTCAACAGCATCCAGGTATGA
- a CDS encoding V-type ATP synthase subunit E, whose amino-acid sequence MNDGKIIIDKIIEKAEAEATAIKEKANLEVEAILKAAEEKAKRESDILKKNAETEAEKIKAKAISGAELQGKITVLQEKQGIIEDIIAEAKKRLETLPDAQYAETVGNMLAKLDKEIGKEIIVSKGDRERLASVIEEKGFVLSEQSRELDGGFIVRNGDIEYNYSFESIITVEQEEIRQIAAKILF is encoded by the coding sequence ATGAATGACGGTAAAATTATCATCGATAAAATCATAGAGAAGGCAGAAGCGGAAGCAACGGCAATCAAAGAGAAAGCCAATTTGGAAGTGGAAGCAATTTTAAAGGCAGCAGAAGAAAAAGCAAAGCGTGAAAGCGATATTTTGAAAAAAAATGCAGAGACTGAGGCAGAAAAGATAAAGGCAAAGGCTATTTCGGGTGCAGAGCTGCAAGGGAAAATTACAGTTTTGCAGGAAAAGCAAGGTATTATTGAGGACATTATTGCTGAAGCCAAGAAGAGGTTGGAAACTTTACCAGATGCCCAGTACGCAGAAACAGTAGGCAATATGCTTGCCAAATTAGATAAGGAAATCGGTAAAGAAATTATTGTTTCGAAAGGGGATAGAGAGCGCTTAGCCTCTGTTATTGAGGAAAAAGGATTTGTCCTTTCTGAACAAAGCAGGGAACTTGACGGTGGGTTTATTGTGAGAAATGGAGATATTGAATATAATTATTCTTTTGAGTCCATTATCACGGTGGAGCAAGAAGAGATTAGACAAATAGCAGCAAAAATTTTGTTTTAA
- a CDS encoding V-type ATP synthase subunit C: protein MSKNKIYPFAVASVRSMENSLMTKQKLMQMADAKTAEEALRILSDSAYGKTQIKGVYEFEKMIGNHLEETYQAVAGLIPQETLIDIFLYKNDYHNIKVLLKEEVSKVSGKKFLILGGTIPIETLRKNLRERNYTELPNINGEAVEEAISMYAKTRNGRYIDTILDRACFSTMEKAAAKLGNIYVSKYVQMLADITNLKTLYRVKKMDREFQVLEESFVPGGSISLELISRAFRSDSLVAVLKETPYGLLCEKYMDQGFTAFEKACDDYLMEYIKDAKYKTLTPEPVMAFILAKETEAKCIRIIMTCKMHSIDPAIIKERVRETYV, encoded by the coding sequence ATGTCAAAAAATAAGATTTACCCTTTCGCTGTGGCTAGTGTCCGTTCTATGGAAAACTCCTTGATGACAAAGCAAAAGCTAATGCAGATGGCAGATGCAAAAACTGCCGAAGAGGCCCTTCGCATATTGTCTGACAGCGCTTACGGAAAAACGCAGATTAAAGGCGTTTACGAATTTGAAAAAATGATTGGAAATCATCTAGAGGAAACCTATCAGGCTGTAGCCGGTTTAATTCCTCAGGAAACATTGATTGATATTTTCCTTTATAAAAATGACTACCATAATATCAAGGTTCTTTTGAAGGAAGAGGTTTCCAAGGTAAGTGGCAAGAAGTTTTTAATTTTGGGCGGAACGATCCCTATAGAAACACTGCGTAAGAATTTGCGGGAAAGAAACTATACGGAGCTGCCCAACATAAACGGGGAGGCTGTAGAAGAGGCTATTAGTATGTATGCCAAAACCCGTAACGGAAGATATATTGACACCATTCTGGATAGGGCTTGCTTTTCTACTATGGAAAAAGCAGCAGCGAAACTTGGTAATATCTATGTTTCCAAATATGTTCAGATGCTGGCAGATATCACAAATTTGAAAACCCTTTATCGGGTGAAAAAAATGGATAGAGAGTTTCAAGTTTTAGAGGAAAGCTTTGTACCCGGGGGGAGTATAAGCTTAGAGCTGATTTCCAGAGCATTCCGTAGTGATTCTTTGGTGGCAGTTTTAAAGGAGACGCCGTATGGCTTGCTCTGTGAGAAGTATATGGATCAAGGGTTTACGGCTTTTGAAAAAGCTTGTGATGATTACCTGATGGAGTATATTAAGGATGCAAAATATAAGACCTTGACTCCTGAACCGGTTATGGCGTTTATATTGGCGAAAGAAACCGAAGCGAAATGTATTCGTATCATCATGACTTGTAAGATGCATAGCATTGATCCGGCCATTATTAAAGAAAGGGTGAGAGAGACTTATGTCTAA
- a CDS encoding V-type ATP synthase subunit F, which yields MSKVGIIGDKDSILGFLALGIDIFPAYNAEEVKKTIHKLAEKDYAIIYITEQASLMAKESIAKYKDFELPAIIVIPGVGGSMGLGMNEVRESAKRAIGADILFSE from the coding sequence ATGTCTAAAGTTGGAATTATTGGCGATAAGGACAGCATTTTGGGCTTTCTCGCTCTTGGAATTGACATTTTCCCTGCTTACAATGCAGAGGAGGTAAAAAAGACAATTCATAAACTGGCAGAAAAGGACTATGCGATTATTTATATCACAGAGCAGGCTAGTTTAATGGCGAAGGAAAGCATTGCAAAGTACAAGGATTTTGAATTACCCGCCATAATTGTGATTCCGGGTGTTGGTGGAAGCATGGGTCTGGGTATGAACGAAGTAAGAGAATCGGCAAAACGTGCGATTGGTGCGGATATATTGTTTAGTGAATAA
- a CDS encoding V-type ATP synthase subunit A, giving the protein MKTGTIVKVSGPLVIAEGMRDANMFDVVRVSEKHLIGEIIEMHGDKASIQVYEETSGLGPGEEVVSTGMPMSVELGPGLISTIYDGIQRPLEKLFEASGTNIQKGIEVKSLDRDKKWKFEPTAQNGEAVEAGDVIGIVNETAVVVCKIMVPFGLKGTIKEIYVGEFTVEETVCIITDEKGKDVSVSMMQKWPVRRERPYKVKKSPDSLLVTGQRVVDTFFPITKGGVAAIPGPFGSGKTVTQHQLAKWADADIVVYIGCGERGNEMTDVLCEFPELKDPRTGESLMQRTVLIANTSDMPVAAREASIYTGITIAEFFRDMGYNVALMADSTSRWAEALREMSGRLEEMPGEEGYPAYLGSRLAQFYERAGRVVSLGKEERIGTLTAIGAVSPPGGDTSEPVSQATLRIVKVFWGLDASLAYKRHFPAINWLSSYSLYQDRVDEWADINVHPDFSEHRTEAMRLLQTEAELQEIVQLVGVDSLSHGDRLILETARSIREDFLHQNSFHEVDTYTSLHKQYRMLKLILTFYHEAQAAIKAGVHIQKITKLNVIERIGRAKYTEEVNVDKSYDEIENDIKAEINDLISKGADEL; this is encoded by the coding sequence ATGAAAACAGGCACGATAGTAAAGGTGTCGGGTCCGTTGGTAATAGCGGAGGGCATGAGAGACGCCAATATGTTTGACGTGGTGCGTGTATCAGAGAAACACCTTATTGGTGAAATTATCGAAATGCACGGAGATAAAGCATCCATACAGGTTTACGAGGAAACATCAGGTCTTGGACCTGGCGAGGAAGTTGTATCTACAGGGATGCCAATGAGCGTTGAATTGGGCCCCGGCTTGATTTCCACCATTTATGACGGAATTCAGCGTCCTCTGGAAAAGCTGTTTGAAGCCAGCGGAACAAACATTCAAAAGGGCATTGAAGTTAAGTCCTTAGATCGCGATAAAAAATGGAAGTTTGAGCCAACAGCGCAAAACGGCGAAGCAGTTGAAGCTGGCGATGTGATTGGTATTGTGAATGAAACAGCGGTTGTAGTTTGTAAAATTATGGTTCCTTTTGGTTTGAAGGGAACAATTAAAGAAATTTATGTAGGCGAATTTACGGTGGAAGAGACCGTTTGCATTATTACCGATGAAAAAGGTAAGGATGTTTCCGTAAGCATGATGCAAAAATGGCCCGTTCGTCGTGAAAGACCATATAAAGTGAAAAAATCTCCTGATTCCTTGTTGGTAACAGGACAGCGTGTTGTAGATACATTTTTCCCTATCACAAAGGGTGGAGTTGCTGCAATTCCCGGGCCTTTCGGCAGCGGTAAAACAGTTACACAGCATCAGCTGGCAAAATGGGCGGATGCAGACATCGTTGTTTATATCGGCTGCGGCGAGCGTGGTAACGAAATGACTGACGTTTTATGTGAGTTTCCTGAGCTGAAAGATCCCCGTACGGGTGAATCCTTGATGCAAAGAACCGTTTTGATTGCGAATACCTCCGATATGCCTGTTGCGGCTCGTGAGGCTTCCATTTATACAGGAATTACCATTGCGGAATTCTTCCGCGATATGGGTTATAACGTTGCACTGATGGCGGACTCCACTTCTCGTTGGGCGGAAGCACTGCGTGAAATGAGCGGTCGTTTGGAAGAAATGCCAGGTGAAGAAGGCTACCCTGCTTACTTGGGTTCTCGTTTGGCGCAGTTCTATGAAAGAGCGGGCCGCGTTGTATCCTTGGGTAAGGAAGAAAGAATTGGTACACTGACAGCAATCGGTGCAGTATCCCCTCCCGGTGGTGATACTTCCGAACCTGTATCTCAGGCTACCTTACGTATTGTTAAGGTGTTCTGGGGTCTTGATGCATCCTTGGCCTATAAGCGCCATTTCCCTGCAATTAACTGGTTATCAAGCTACTCCTTGTATCAGGACAGAGTGGACGAATGGGCAGATATCAATGTACATCCCGATTTTTCTGAGCATCGCACCGAAGCGATGAGACTTTTGCAAACAGAGGCTGAATTACAGGAAATCGTTCAGCTGGTTGGCGTTGACTCCTTGTCTCACGGTGATAGATTGATTCTGGAAACAGCTCGTTCTATCCGCGAGGACTTCTTGCATCAAAACTCTTTCCATGAGGTAGATACCTATACATCTTTGCATAAGCAGTATAGAATGTTAAAATTGATTTTGACCTTCTATCACGAAGCACAGGCTGCAATTAAGGCGGGTGTTCATATTCAGAAAATCACAAAGCTGAATGTAATTGAGCGTATCGGCCGTGCAAAGTATACGGAAGAAGTAAACGTAGATAAGAGCTACGATGAAATCGAAAATGATATTAAAGCCGAAATCAATGATTTAATCAGTAAGGGGGCAGATGAATTATGA
- a CDS encoding V-type ATP synthase subunit B, whose amino-acid sequence MIKEYRSIQEVAGPLMLVTGVDGVKYDELGEIELSSGEVRRCKVLEVNGDTALVQLFESATGINLAESKVRFLGKSLDFGVSPDILGRVFSGMGKPIDGGPQIIPEKRLDINGAPINPAAREYPAEFIQTGVSAIDGLNTLVRGQKLPIFSGSGLPHANLAVQIARQAKVRGTDSKFAVVFAAIGITFEDAEFFINDFKATGAIDRSVVFVNLANDPAVERVCTPRMALTAAEYLAFEQGMHVLVILTDITNYAEALREVSAAKKEVPGRRGYPGYLYTDLATMYERAGRMKGKEGSITMIPILTMPEDDKTHPIPDLTGYITEGQIILSRDLYKKGIQPPINVLPSLSRLKDKGIGKGKTREDHADTMNQLFAAYSRGKDAKELMAILGESALSDTDLIYAKFADEFEKTYVSQGFRTDRTIEQTLETGWNLLRMLPKSELKRIRDEYLEKYLADGE is encoded by the coding sequence ATGATAAAGGAATATAGATCGATTCAAGAAGTTGCCGGTCCCCTTATGCTCGTAACAGGTGTTGATGGCGTAAAATATGATGAGTTAGGCGAAATCGAATTATCAAGCGGTGAAGTTAGAAGATGTAAGGTTCTGGAAGTAAACGGTGATACAGCGCTGGTACAGTTATTCGAGAGTGCTACGGGAATTAATCTTGCGGAAAGCAAGGTGCGTTTCTTAGGCAAAAGTTTGGATTTTGGCGTATCCCCCGATATCTTAGGGCGCGTATTCAGCGGTATGGGTAAACCTATTGATGGCGGCCCTCAAATTATCCCAGAAAAACGTTTGGATATTAACGGTGCACCTATTAATCCTGCAGCAAGAGAGTATCCAGCGGAATTTATTCAAACTGGTGTTTCTGCTATTGACGGTTTGAACACTTTGGTTCGTGGTCAAAAGCTTCCCATTTTCTCCGGTTCAGGCTTGCCACATGCCAACTTGGCGGTTCAAATTGCTCGTCAGGCAAAGGTTCGTGGTACAGATTCCAAGTTCGCCGTAGTATTTGCGGCTATTGGTATTACCTTTGAGGATGCAGAATTCTTTATCAATGACTTTAAGGCAACTGGTGCAATTGATCGTTCTGTTGTATTTGTAAACCTTGCAAATGACCCTGCGGTTGAACGTGTTTGTACCCCTCGTATGGCATTAACTGCTGCGGAATATTTGGCTTTTGAACAAGGGATGCACGTTTTGGTTATCTTAACGGATATTACAAACTATGCAGAGGCTCTTCGTGAAGTATCTGCGGCAAAGAAGGAAGTTCCCGGTCGTCGTGGTTACCCGGGCTACCTATATACTGACCTTGCAACCATGTATGAACGTGCTGGGCGTATGAAGGGAAAAGAAGGATCTATTACAATGATCCCTATTTTGACCATGCCTGAAGATGATAAGACCCATCCTATCCCTGACTTAACAGGATATATTACGGAAGGTCAGATTATCTTAAGCCGTGATCTTTATAAAAAAGGCATTCAGCCTCCAATCAACGTTTTGCCATCCCTTTCTCGTTTGAAGGATAAGGGTATTGGTAAAGGCAAAACAAGAGAGGATCATGCCGATACCATGAACCAGTTGTTTGCGGCTTACTCTCGTGGTAAGGATGCAAAAGAACTGATGGCAATTTTGGGTGAATCTGCATTGTCCGATACAGACTTGATTTATGCTAAGTTTGCAGATGAATTTGAAAAAACATATGTATCTCAAGGTTTTAGAACTGATAGAACCATAGAACAGACATTGGAAACCGGATGGAACTTGCTTCGTATGCTGCCAAAGAGTGAATTGAAGCGTATTCGTGACGAATATCTGGAAAAATATTTAGCAGACGGGGAGTGA
- a CDS encoding V-type ATP synthase subunit D, which yields MARLNVNPTRMEMSRLKQLLKTATRGHKLLKDKLDELMKQFLNIVRENKRLREEAEAALENAYKDFIIARAVLSESVLGESLMIPQQSVAVKVTKKNIMSVNVPVFDFQAEESSGDIYPYGLAFSSGELDSAMLSFSNAMEPLLRLAESEKTAQLLAQEIERTRRRVNALENVMIPNYQETIKYITMKLEENERAGTTRLMKVKDMVLKKALEEKKKLENKGEIIS from the coding sequence GTGGCTAGATTGAATGTCAATCCTACCCGTATGGAAATGTCCAGATTAAAGCAATTGCTGAAGACAGCGACTAGAGGTCATAAGCTGCTGAAGGATAAACTGGATGAGCTGATGAAGCAGTTCTTGAATATCGTACGGGAAAATAAGCGCCTTCGTGAAGAAGCAGAGGCGGCTTTGGAAAATGCTTATAAAGACTTTATTATAGCCAGAGCAGTTTTAAGCGAAAGTGTTTTGGGAGAATCTTTAATGATTCCTCAGCAATCCGTTGCTGTAAAGGTTACAAAAAAGAATATTATGAGTGTTAATGTACCTGTTTTTGATTTCCAAGCAGAAGAGAGCAGTGGGGATATTTATCCCTATGGACTTGCTTTTTCATCAGGAGAATTAGACAGTGCAATGCTTTCTTTTTCTAATGCAATGGAGCCTTTATTGCGTTTGGCGGAAAGTGAAAAAACTGCTCAGCTTTTGGCCCAGGAAATTGAACGCACCCGTCGTCGTGTAAATGCCTTAGAAAACGTTATGATTCCAAACTATCAGGAGACAATTAAATATATTACCATGAAGCTGGAAGAAAACGAACGTGCAGGTACAACACGATTAATGAAAGTGAAAGATATGGTATTGAAAAAAGCCTTGGAAGAAAAGAAAAAGCTTGAGAACAAAGGCGAAATTATTTCATAA
- a CDS encoding pyridoxal phosphate-dependent aminotransferase has product MKLSDRVQAMQNSPIRKFNPMAAEAKAQGTKIYHLNIGQPDIVTPSVFMESIKGFDQKVLAYAESPGLPELQDSIIDYFKTFDMSLDRKDILITSGGSEALTLVFLSLINPGDEVIVAEPYYTNYLTFIQAADGVIKPVTTYAEDGYKYAYMDRLEAAVTEKTKMISIVNPGNPTGCILSREDMRVICDFAKKHDLWILADEVYREFAYDGREMTSFGQYEDVADRVIIIDSISKRFSACGARIGCLISKNADLMANVMKIAMGRLCCPTLEMVGATALYKLDPAFFSEVRAEYEKRRNVSYEALKKIPGVVCEQPGGAFYITCKMPVENTEDLLVFLLKEFRENNETVMYAPAEGFYATPGLGKNELRIAYILNAEDMARGIELLGKGIEAYKAAGHK; this is encoded by the coding sequence ATGAAATTATCTGACAGAGTACAAGCGATGCAGAATTCCCCTATCAGAAAATTTAATCCTATGGCTGCAGAAGCTAAGGCACAGGGAACAAAGATTTATCATCTGAATATCGGACAGCCTGATATCGTAACACCTTCTGTATTTATGGAATCAATCAAAGGATTTGACCAAAAGGTTCTCGCTTACGCTGAATCTCCCGGACTTCCTGAATTACAGGATTCTATCATTGATTACTTTAAAACCTTTGATATGAGTTTAGACAGAAAAGACATCTTAATCACTAGTGGTGGTTCCGAAGCTTTGACTTTGGTATTCTTGTCTTTGATTAATCCTGGCGATGAAGTAATTGTTGCTGAACCTTACTACACAAACTATTTGACATTCATTCAGGCTGCTGATGGTGTAATTAAACCTGTTACAACCTACGCTGAAGATGGTTACAAATATGCTTACATGGATAGATTGGAAGCAGCTGTAACAGAAAAAACAAAAATGATTTCTATCGTTAACCCTGGTAACCCTACAGGTTGCATTCTTTCCAGAGAAGACATGAGAGTTATTTGTGACTTCGCAAAGAAGCATGACCTTTGGATTTTGGCTGACGAAGTTTACAGAGAATTTGCATATGACGGCAGAGAAATGACATCCTTTGGTCAGTACGAAGATGTAGCTGACAGAGTTATCATCATTGACTCCATCTCCAAGAGATTCTCCGCTTGTGGTGCTCGTATTGGTTGCTTAATCTCCAAGAATGCAGATCTTATGGCTAACGTTATGAAGATTGCTATGGGTAGACTTTGCTGCCCTACATTGGAAATGGTTGGCGCAACTGCTCTTTATAAATTAGATCCTGCTTTCTTCTCTGAAGTTAGAGCTGAATACGAAAAAAGAAGAAACGTTTCTTACGAAGCACTCAAGAAAATCCCCGGCGTTGTTTGCGAACAGCCTGGTGGTGCTTTCTATATCACTTGCAAGATGCCTGTTGAAAATACAGAAGACTTGTTAGTATTCTTATTGAAAGAATTCAGAGAAAACAACGAAACAGTTATGTATGCTCCTGCTGAAGGTTTCTATGCTACACCTGGCTTGGGTAAAAACGAACTGCGTATCGCTTATATCTTGAATGCAGAAGATATGGCAAGAGGTATCGAGCTGTTAGGCAAAGGTATCGAAGCTTATAAGGCTGCAGGCCACAAATAA